In Carya illinoinensis cultivar Pawnee chromosome 16, C.illinoinensisPawnee_v1, whole genome shotgun sequence, a single window of DNA contains:
- the LOC122299600 gene encoding zinc finger BED domain-containing protein RICESLEEPER 1-like, whose protein sequence is MSHHHTTGLLLLILFKSVSLIGELRVSTITVDNARYNDVTLRVLKDVFSLKKKLSIGGQLFHVRCCAHITNLLVKDGLSEIGEIVYCVREGVKYLVASEARIKQFSDIAKQLQLPSKKLFLDVTTIWNSTYLMLAATLEFREVFPRYGDRDQGFNYVPSVEDWTKVENVCQILAVFNEVTNIISETEYSTANLFLPEVWRIKEVLNKKSLDLNDYIRAMVVKMNTKFDKYWGECNLLMAVAAVLDPRFKMMLVQFCFPVIYSEPEATRNIDTILRILYELYDEYAEDYNLANVESSGHENARDIGSSCSGSINIVGKNVMSVKSIFESFVRRNDTIRPVKSDLDVYLEEGVYICSEDSDLQFDALEWWKVNDLKYRILSKMARDILSIPMTTVASKSIFSAGGRVIDPYRASMSVETVEMLLCGAD, encoded by the coding sequence atGTCCCACCACCACACAACGGGGTTATTATTGCTGATACTCTTCAAAAGTGTTTCACTGATTGGGGAATTGAGAGTATCTACAATAACAGTGgataatgctagatataatgaTGTAACTTTAAGGGTTCTCAAAGATGTTTTCAGTTTGAAAAAGAAGTTATCTATCGGGGGGCAACTTTTTCATGTGCGTTGTTGCgcacatataacaaatttattgGTCAAAGATGGACTAAGTGAGATTGGTGAAATTGTCTACTGTGTTCGAGAAGGGGTGAAGTACTTGGTTGCATCAGAAGCTCGTATCAAGCAGTTTAGTGATATTGCAAAACAATTGCAATTACCAAGCAAGAAACTTTTTTTGGATGTTACTACCATATGGAATAGCACTTATCTAATGCTAGCTGCAACCTTAGAGTTTAGGGAAGTCTTTCCGAGATATGGTGATAGAGATCAAGGCTTTAATTATGTTCCAAGTGTTGAGGATTGGACCAAAGTGGAAAATGTTTGTCAAATTTTGGCAGTTTTTAATGAGGTTACAAACATTATTTCAGAAACTGAGTATTCAACTGCTAACTTATTCCTTCCTGAGGTATGGAGAATAAAAGAGGTGTTGAACAAGAAGTCTCTTGACCTAAATGATTACATACGAGCAATGGTTGTGAagatgaatacaaaatttgataaatattggggggaaTGTAATTTGCTTATGGCAGTAGCTGCTGTTTTGGATCCAAGGTTCAAGATGATGCTAGTTCAATTCTGTTTTCCAGTAATTTATTCAGAACCCGAAGCCACTAGAAACATAGACACCATCTTGAGAATCTTATATGAGCTGTATGATGAGTATGCTGAAGATTATAATTTAGCTAATGTGGAGTCGAGTGGACATGAAAATGCTCGAGACATAGGTTCTTCTTGTAGTGGCTCTATCAATATTGTGGGGAAGAATGTGATGAGTGTCAAGTCTATATTTGAATCATTCGTTAGAAGGAATGATACCATTCGTCCAGTGAAATCTGATTTGGATGTTTATTTAGAGGAAGGTGTCTATATTTGTAGTGAGGATTCAGATTTACAATTTGATGCCTTGGAGTGGTGGAAGGTTAATGATCTAAAATACCGCATTTTATCTAAGATGGCACGTGATATTTTGTCAATTCCAATGACTACAGTGGCTTCAAAATCTATATTTAGTGCTGGTGGTAGAGTAATTGATCCTTATCGCGCATCAATGTCTGTTGAAACAGTAGAAATGTTATTATGTGGAGCTGACTAG